In Sphaeramia orbicularis chromosome 3, fSphaOr1.1, whole genome shotgun sequence, a genomic segment contains:
- the LOC115417034 gene encoding xaa-Pro dipeptidase-like, with translation MAAAPQPVYWLGNDTLKVSAALFAENRRRLCEGLKAKNGVVLPSVVVLQGGEQTQRYCTDTDLLFRQESFFHWAFGVTEPDCLGAIDVDSGKSILFVPKLPESYATWMGEIFSKEHFKQKYAVDEVQFTCDIADVLSTMKPALLLTLRGLNTDSGSTCREASFQGISNFQVNNSLLHPVIVECRLLKTDMELEVLRYTNRISSEAHKMVMKHVKPGQKEYEMESLFQHYCYSKGGMRHTSYTCICGTGNKCSIIYYGHPGAPNDKTIFDGDMCLFDMGGEYYCYTSDITCSFPANGKFTADQRDIYEAVLKSSRTVMAAIKPGVKWTNMHRLADRVHLEELVKVCILRGSVEDMLKVHLGSVFMPHGLGHLLGIDVHDVGGYPEGVDRINEPGLCNLLMGRPVQERMVLTVEPGIYFIDYLLDQALANPVQSRFINNHVLARFRGFGGVRIEENITVTASGIEVLTCVPRTVEEIEDFMADGKPFSPVVSQE, from the exons ATGGCTGCAGCACCACA ACCTGTCTACTGGCTGGGTAACGACACTCTGAAGGTGTCTGCTGCCCTTTTTGCTGAGAACCGCCGTCGACTGTGTGAGGGGTTGAAAGCCAAAAACGGAGTGGTGTTGCCATCAGTGGTGGTTCTGCAGGGAGGAGAGCAGACACAGAGGTACTGCACCGACACAGACCTGCTTTTCAGACAG GAGTCGTTCTTCCACTGGGCTTTTGGAGTAACTGAGCCTGACTGCCTCGGAGCCATTGATGTGGACTCAGGGAAATCCATCCTTTTTGTTCCCAAACTGCCTGAGAGCTATGCTACTTGGATGGGAGA GATCTTTTCAAAGGAGCATTTCAAGCAGAAGTATGCTGTAGATGAGGTGCAGTTCACCTGTGAT ATCGCTGATGTCCTGTCCACCATGAAACCAGCGCTTCTCCTCACACTG AGAGGACTGAACACAGACAGTGGGAGCACCTGTCGTGAAGCTTCCTTTCAAGGAATCAGCAA CTTCCAAGTGAACAACAGCCTTTTACACCCAGTCATTGTGGAATG TCGTCTGTTGAAGACCGATATGGAGCTGGAGGTCCTGCGCTACACCAACAGGATTTCCAGCGAAGCACACAAAATG GTCATGAAACATGTGAAACCTGGACAGAAAGAATATGAAATGGAGAG CCTGTTCCAGCACTACTGCTACAGCAAAGGAGGGATGAGACACACCTCGTACACCTGTATCTGTGGGAC GGGAAATAAGTGTTCCATTATCTACTATGGACATCCTGGGGCTCCAAATGACAAGACCATTTTTGACGGAGACATGTG TCTTTTTGATATGGGTGGAGAGTACTACTGCTACACTTCAGACATCACCTGTTCCTTCCCGGCCAATGGGAAGTTTACTGCAGACCAGCGGGACATCTATGAGGCTGTCCTCAAGTCCTCCAGGACTGTCATGGCTGCTATTAAACCAG gtgtaaagTGGACCAACATGCACCGCCTGGCTGACCGGGTTCACCTGGAGGAACTGGTGAAAGTATGCATCCTGAGGGGCAGTGTGGAGGACATGCTGAAGGTCCACTTGGGCTCCGTCTTCATGCCCCACGGCCTGGGACACCTGCTGGGCATCGACGTGCACGATGTGGGAGGATACCCTGAG GGGGTGGATCGTATTAATGAGCCTGGCCTGTGTAATCTCCTGATGGGCCGTCCAGTACAGGAGCGGATGGTCCTCACTGTCGAACCTGGCATATACTTTATCGATTACCTGCTGGACCAGGCCCTGGCCAATCCTGTCCAGAGCCGCTTCATCAACAACCACGTCCTGGCTCGATTCCGTGGCTTTGGAGGG GTTCGCATTGAAGAGAACATCACAGTGACAGCCAGTGGTATAGAGGTGCTGACCTGCGTCCCTCGTACTGTCGAGGAGATTGAAGATTTCATGGCCGACGGAAAACCCTTCAGTCCTGTTGTCAGCCAAGAATAA